In the genome of Drosophila yakuba strain Tai18E2 chromosome 3R, Prin_Dyak_Tai18E2_2.1, whole genome shotgun sequence, one region contains:
- the LOC26535420 gene encoding fatty acid synthase isoform X3 has protein sequence MMLAAYYRGRVSVDLEKIRGSMAAVGLSFKTVLNMLPKSIETACHNGPDSCTISGPLEDVSQFVADLKTKGIFAKEVPCSNIAYHSKYISHMGPPLLQYMNEIIPHPKPRTKKWLSTSVPKIDWNKDQAKFCSAEYHTNNLLNSVLFEETFSLLPKNSLTIEVAPHGLLGAILKRSMPSGVHIPLTNRGNQNNAAFFLSALGKIYLNGVLVPVANLYERIQFPVSRTTPSVSSLIRWDHSEDWFVTKYENMKTKSSGERVFSVNLASDNEEFLSGHIIDGKILVPATCYLQYVWETFSLMYHGPSYMDVPVEFEDIRFMRATSMPVNGKVELTVMIHYGTGHFEITELGSSVVTGIIRETEKPSIPEVYNYQSNSKFPMIAKKDFYKELKLRGYHYNGAFQAVHLARSDGLFGQVQWNYNWVTFMDAMLQIQILGTDSRNLLLPTKIRKLKINGVHHFDLMTKMDPENRVFDVYVDPMYDRIIAGGIEIVGLHASLVQRRRPPGIPVLEEYVFLPFSSSSILSLRNAARVCVQIAIENNPTLKLKLVEVGTDGINLMLTEFIEAIQDLPVITGEYTLLTSQNLEDIAGVHIENNSLSTQTNCHIVLLGGYEEDELQNKITSAHSVLVDNGYIVLRQKSIKNVSCKISEHFRIITRIPIDKTEENVVLLQKISKKLAVQPILVKVSQYDKAFDWISDLQTAITTKAPVVVYSFNEVLNGLIGLVNCLRKEPDGNLIRCFFIDDDCAPDFDLSHPFYSTQYSLGLAFNIYRNGFWGSYRHLQLLKNDEPSERLDHIYGNVIQRGDLSSLQWIKGPLESKNCQIKIAFSSLNFRDVMLATGRLAVELYGSSRIDQNCVLGFEYSGINMLTGRRIMSMVVKGGVASYVQEPSKLIWDIPDHWSLQEAATVPVVYITVYYAFFMATDIRKGKSILIHAGTGGIGLAAIRVALAYNLEVFTTCSTAQKKEFLLNTFPKLKGSHIGNSRDTSFELMVQRETNGKGVDFVLNSLSEEKLLASLRCLGKSGHFLEIGKFDMASDNKIGLGCFLKEITFHAVLADSLLVAPEEDIWHLKALIDLDISKGIIQPLPVKVFPAHEIEQAFRHLVGGKHIGKVVIQVREQPHDPSTLPVRVLSQVYFKPNLTYVIPGGLGGFGMELSDWMALRGARKLLLSSSRGITKDYQLFRIALWKTYGCEVAVSTADIASKKGCAQLLSEATGMGPVGGIFNLAVALKDNIFPNQNVNQFLECFAPKAIATKNLDDLSRIYCPELEHFVVFSSVSCGRGNAGQSNYGMANSVMERIIEHRNRDGFPGKAIQWGAVGEVGLVADMAEDKIDMEIGGTLQQRISSCIQELDHLLSADASIVSSMVVAEKRTVRTGHESVIDAVMNIMGIRDLKSVSLGTTLSEMGMDSLMAVEIKQTLERDFELVLTPQDLRLLTFQKLQEFIDAKEKENTDDKKIIFASDNKLLGMELLIRNLGDEANCDQVIIPLKTSAAPSKQNLQPNIFIPGLEGTAGGAWYKLGSSLQSRASVLQLHQFAHLENLKDVAQQSFDQVKPILKQTEPFYIIGYSFGTFIALQLAELLENSGFRGHIMLLDGAPHFLKRLTNLHLGEKFSDNDLYDLLFSSIVNHIFPEESKESISAVFHQVDCLSEKMSLFMEYVEKQNIYSKKYSSTMVKAMFNRVKMAASFDLDGIAKIKSPITLVRPAEASLQDIDEDYCISLLTSGAVTLKVIEGNHTTMLDNPALSQIIDDFDPVLLEDKHFEEYIRNDKPVSVV, from the exons ATGATGTTGGCCGCATATTATCGAGGAAGAGTAAGCGTGGACCTCGAAAAAATAAGAGGTTCAATGGCAGCAGTAGGTCTAAGCTTTAAAACTGTTCTAAATATGCTGCCTAAGTCCATCGAAACGGCTTGCCATAATGGCCCGGACTCGTGCACAATATCTGGTCCACTTGAAGATGTTTCCCAATTTGTAGCTGATTTAAAAACGAAGGGAATCTTTGCAAAGGAAGTGCCTTGCTCAAATATAGCTTATcactcaaaatatatttcacacATGGGGCCGCCATTACTTCAATATATGAATGAAATTATCCCACATCCTAAGCCTAGAACTAAAAAATGGTTGAGTACTAGTGTCCCTAAAATCGACTGGAATAAGGATCAAGCAAAGTTTTGCTCTGCAGAATATCATACGAATAACCTGTTAAATAGTGTACTCTTTGAGGAAACATTTTCGTTGTTACCTAAAAATTCATTAACTATAGAAGTAGCGCCTCATGGACTTTTAGGAGCTATTCTTAAAAGGTCAATGCCTAGTGGTGTACATATTCCTCTCACAAACAGGGGTAACCAAAATAATGCGGCATTTTTTTTGTCGGCTCTGGGAAA aatatatttaaatggaGTTTTAGTACCCGTTGCAAACTTATATGAAAGAATACAGTTTCCTGTTTCACGCACAACGCCCAGTGTTAGCTCGCTTATTCGCTGGGATCATAGTGAGGACTGGTTCGTAACAAAATACGAGAATATGAAAACCAAGTCCAGCGGAGAACGTGTGTTTTCAGTTAATTTAGCGAGTGACAACGAAGAGTTCTTAAGTGGACATATAATAGATGGAAAAATCCTTGTTCCAGCTACATGCTATCTTCAATATGTTTGGGAAACATTTTCACTTATGTACCATGGACCGAGCTATATGGATGTTCCCGTTGAATTCGAGGATATACGTTTCATGAGAGCTACAAGTATGCCAGTTAATGGTAAAGTGGAGTTAACCGTTATGATTCACTATGGCACTGGCCATTTTGAg aTAACAGAATTGGGCAGTTCAGTGGTTACCGGTATTATTCGTGAGACTGAAAAACCATCTATTCCAGAGGTTTATAATTACCAAAGTAATTCGAAGTTTCCCATGATTGCCAAGAAAGACTTTTACAAGGAGCTTAAACTCCGTGGTTATCATTACAATGGCGCATTTCAAGCCGTTCATTTGGCCCGTTCAGATGGTTTGTTTGGACAGGTCCAATGGAATTATAATTGGGTTACCTTCATGGACGCAATGcttcaaattcaaatattgGGAACTGATTCACGAAATCTCTTATTACCCACCAAAATTCGGAAACTTAAGATAAATGGAGTGcatcatttcgatttaatgACCAAAATGGATCCGGAAAATCGAGTTTTTGATGTTTATGTGGACCCCATGTACGATCGGATCATAGCGGGTGGAATAGAAATTGTCGGGTTACATGCTAGTCTAGTGCAAAGACGAAGACCTCCCGGAATTCCAGTTCTTGAGGAATATGTATTTCTCCCGTTTTCTTCATCCTCTATTCTTTCTTTACGAAATGCTGCCCGTGTTTGCGTTCAAATCGCTATTGAGAATAATCCCACCctaaaattgaaattggtaGAGGTTGGTACTGATGGGATAAATCTCATGCTAACTGAATTTATTGAAGCAATTCAAGATTTACCCGTCATTACTGGCGAATATACCCTTTTAACATCTCAAAATCTAGAAGATATTGCTGGAGTtcatattgaaaataatagtTTGTCTACTCAAACTAATTGTCATATTGTTTTATTGGGAGGCTATGAAGAAGAcgaattacaaaataaaattacgtCTGCACACAGTGTACTAGTCGACAATGGATATATTGTGCTCCGacaaaaatctataaaaaatgtgtCTTGTAAAATATCGGAACATTTTCGTATAATTACAAGAATTCCGATAGATAAAACTGAAGAAAATGTTGTCCTGTTAcagaaaatttcaaaaaaactCGCAGTGCAGCCTATTTTAGTGAAAGTATCTCAATACGATAAAGCATTTGACTGGATTTCAGACTTGCAGACTGCAATTACAACAAAAGCCCCAGTGGTTGTGTATTCGTTTAACGAAGTATTGAACGGACTgattggtcttgtaaactgTTTGCGAAAAGAACCTGATGGTAATTTGATAAGATGCTTTTTTATTGATGATGACTGTGCCCCAGATTTTGACCTGTCTCACCCTTTTTATTCGACTCAGTATTCATTGGGTTTGGCGTTTAACATTTATCGCAAT GGTTTTTGGGGAAGCTATAGGCATTTGCAATTACTCAAAAATGATGAGCCATCGGAGAGACTAGATCACATTTACGGAAACGTCATTCAACGTGGAGATTTGTCGAGCTTGCAATGGATAAAAGGACCTTTAGAATCAAAAAATTGCCAGATTAAAATAGCTTTCTCTTCCTTAAATTTTCGAGATGTAATGCTAGCAACTGGTCGGTTAGCCGTTGAATTATATGGGTCAAGCCGAATAGATCAAAACTGTGTATTGGGGTTTGAATACTCTGGCATCAATATGTTAACTGGACGTCGAATAATGAGCATGGTCGTTAAAGGTGGTGTAGCTTCCTATGTACAAGAACCATCAAAACTTATTTGGGATATTCCCGATCACTGGTCATTACAAGAGGCAGCTACAGTGCCAGTGGTGTATATAACTGTATACTATGCATTCTTTATGGCAACCGATAtccgaaaaggaaaaagcaTTCTTATACATGCTGGTACTGGAGGCATTGGTTTAGCAGCTATCCGAGTAGCATTGGCTTATAACTTGGAAGTTTTCACAACATGTAGTACTGCTCAAAAAAAAGAATTCTTATTAAACACTTTTCCGAAACTAAAAg GTTCCCATATTGGAAACTCTCGAGATACATCATTCGAGCTTATGGTGCAGCGTGAGACGAATGGAAAAGGGGTAGACTTTGTTTTGAACTCATTATCCGAAGAAAAGCTGCTGGCTTCATTGCGTTGTCTTGGAAAGTCAGGACATTTCttggaaattggaaaatttgaTATGGCCAGCGATAACAAGATTGGATTGGGTTgctttttaaaagaaattactTTCCATGCGGTACTGGCTGATAGTCTTCTTGTGGCTCCTGAGGAAGATATTTGG CACTTAAAAGCCCTTATTGACTTGGACATTTCTAAAGGAATCATTCAACCGTTACCCGTTAAAGTGTTCCCGGCTCATGAAATTGAACAGGCCTTCAGACATTTGGTTGGTGGCAAACACATAGGAAAAGTTGTTATTCAAGTTCGTGAGCAGCCACACGATCCATCAACATTACCTGTCCGCGTTCTTAGCCAAGTTTATTTTAAGCCTAATCTTACTTATGTTATTCCTGGTGGCCTAGGAGGTTTTGGAATGGAATTGTCTGATTGGATGGCTCTACGTGGAGCTCGAAAGCTTTTGCTGAGCTCTAGCCGTGGCATTACAAAAGATTATCAGTTATTTAGAATTGC GCTTTGGAAAACTTATGGCTGCGAAGTCGCTGTAAGTACCGCAGATATTGCATCAAAAAAGGGATGCGCTCAACTACTTTCTGAGGCTACTGGTATGGGCCCAGTGGGAGGAATTTTTAATCTCGCAGTTGCGTTAAAAGATAACATTTTTCCAAACCAAAATGTAAACCAATTTTTAGAATGCTTTGCACCAAAAGCTATCGCAACCAAAAACCTGGACGACCTATCCCGAATTTATTGTCCAGAGCTGGAACATTTCGTAGTTTTTTCCAGCGTGTCTTGTGGCCGGGGAAATGCCGGCCAATCAAATTATGGAATGGCTAATTCAGTTATGGAACGTATAATTGAGCATCGCAATAGAGACGGCTTTCCAGGTAAAGCTATTCAATGGGGTGCAGTCGGTGAAGTGGGCTTAGTGGCAGATATGGCAGAAGACAAAATAGACATGGAAATAGGAGGTACTCTACAACAACGAATTTCATCGTGTATCCAGGAACTGGACCACTTACTTAGCGCTGATGCATCAATTGTTTCAAGCATGGTGGTCGCTGAAAAACGCACTGTGCGGACTGGGCATGAAAGCGTTATTGACGCCGTCATGAATATAATGGGAATACGAGACTTAAAATCAGTTTCTTTAGGTACAACACTTTCAGAAATGGGTATGGACTCTTTAATGGCTGTTGAGATTAAGCAAACTTTAGAACGCGACTTCGAGTTAGTTTTGACTCCACAAGATTTACGACTGCTGACTTTTCAAAAACTCCAAGAGTTTATTGACGCTAAAGAAAAAGAGAATACAGATGAcaagaaaattatatttgctTCCGACAATAAGCTTTTGGGAATGGAGCTATTAATTCGAAACTTAGGCGATGAAGCGAACTGTGACCAAGTAATAATCCCGCTCAAGACATCTGCAGCTCCCTCAAAACAGAACCTTCaaccaaacatttttatacctgGATTAGAGGGTACAGCTGGAGGTGCATGGTACAAATTAGGATCAAGTCTGCAAAGCCGGGCTAGTGTTTTACAGCTCCATCAGTTTGCACATTTGGAAAATCTTAAAGATGTGGCACAGCAAAGCTTTGAT CAAGTTAAACCCATTTTAAAGCAAACAGAACCCTTTTATATAATTGGATACTCGTTTGGAACGTTTATAGCTTTACAGCTTGCTGAGTTGCTCGAAAATTCTGGGTTCCGTGGACATATTATGTTATTAGATGGAGCACCACATTTTTTGAAACGACTTACTAATTTACACTTGGGCGAAAAATTTTCGGATAACGACCTTTATGATCTACTGTTTTCTAGTATTGTTAATCATATATTTCCAGAAGAATCTAAGGAGTCTATATCCGCAGTCTTTCACCAAGTGGACTGCCTCTCAGAAAAAATGTCGCTGTTCATGGAATAtgttgaaaaacaaaatatatacagcAAGAAATACTCTTCGACAATGGTAAAAGCCATGTTCAACAGAGTAAAAATGGCTGCTTCCTTTGATTTAGATGGTATAGCCAAAATTAAATCTCCAATTACTTTAGTTCGGCCGGCTGAGGCTTCACTGCAAGATATTGATGAAGACTATTGCATTTCGTTACTGACATCTGGGGCTGTAACACTGAAAGTAATTGAAGGAAATCATACAACTATGTTAGATAATCCAGCGCTAAGTCAGATAATTGATGATTTTGATCCAGTACTTCTGGAAGATAAACATTTTGAAGAATATATAAGAAATGACAAACCGGTTTCAGttgtataa